One Aegilops tauschii subsp. strangulata cultivar AL8/78 chromosome 2, Aet v6.0, whole genome shotgun sequence genomic window, GCTCAAGTCCTTCTGTAAGCAGAAGGAAATCATATATAGATGGAAATATAGTGCATATTAGCTACCCACCTAACGATGATTATGTGGTCCAAACTTGTTTCTTGCGATGATCAGGCCAGATGACCTCAACGGAGAAGCGCTACTTCCACCACACGGAGGAGCTGCTGGACGCCCACCCAGAATTCCTCCGCCGCGACAAGCCGTCCCTGGACGCCCGGCTGGACATCGCCGCTGCCGCTGCTCCAGAGCTCGCGGCGTCAGCCGCAGCCAAGGCCATAGCCGAGTGGGGCCGTCCGGCCACCGACATCACCCACCTCGTCGTCAGCACCAACTCCGGCGCGCACGCCCCGGGCGTCGACCTTCGCCTGGCCTCTCTCCTCGGCCTCCGCGCATCCGTTTGCCGGACGATGCTCAACCTCAACGGCTGCTCGGCCGGTGCGGCCTCGCTGCGCCTGGCCAAGGACCTGGCCGAGAACAACCGCGGCGCACGCGTCCTGGTGGCCTGCGTCGAGCTCACCGTCGTCGCCTTCCGCGGGCCCGAGGAGGCGTACCCACACAGGCTCATCAGCCAGGCGATCTTTGGTGACGGCGCAGGCGCGGTCATCGTCGGCGCTGACGCCGTGCGCTCCGTCGAGCGCCCGCTCTTCGAGATGGTGTCGGCCTCGCAGACCACGATACCAGCAACCGACGGCGTGCTCACCATGCAGCTCACGGAAGCCGGCCTCGACGGCGACATCTTCACCAGGGAGCTCACGCCTCTAGCCGCGCAGCACATCGAGCAGTGTCTCACGGACGCGTTCCAGCCGCTTGGAATAATGAGCGGCGGTGCCGAATGGAACGATCTGTTCTTTGTGGTGCACCCTGGCCTCCGTGGAATAATGGACCACATCGACGGGGCTCTCCGGCTGGATCCCGGGAAGCTGGTGGCGAGCCGGGCCGTGCTGAGAGAGTACGGCAACATGCTTGGCGCGACGCTGATCTTCGTGCTCGACGAGCAACGGCGGCGGatggaggaggacggcgagacggGTGAGTGGGGTGTGATGATGGGATTTGGACCAGGGTTTACGGTTGAGACCATGGTGCTGCATGCGGTGGCCATCGACCTGCACAACGAGAATTGACCCTCGACCGATTCATAACCTTGCTACTTTCTGTCATATATATAATTTGAAACAAATTAAAAATACGCAAGTACAATTGTAAGCATTCAGATCGTACAACTTGCTCGCTAGGGCATCACAGCATTCAGATCATTGGAGTTGCGTCGAATAATTTGTAGGAGTACAAGGTTATGGTTAATCTGAAACTTTTACCTTTTTTTTTAGAGCGAAGGCTCGAGACGAGCCTGACTTTGAATTAAGCCATCAACCTGCTAGAAATTAAAGCCACCATTACATCTCCCAACACCACAcacaaagaaaagaaaacaacaaCGACCGAAAGATACGCGGGAGCCGGGCACGCAGCTTACAGCACAACCCACACTACAAGCAACTAAACATGAAGAAAGAGAAGCACCGCTTGCATAGTGAGAAGCCCTTCCAAGTCCCACATGGACCGAAAAGAAGAACGCCAAGGGAAAAGCCAGCCAACTTGGCAGCGAACTCACCGAACGCCGGCCCTGAGAACCGAGAAGACACCACACCCTCTAAACCCTCGCCGAAGAGGGACCCTTCCCCCTCGTCCTGGCTCGAAGGGCGCCGCACCATCGAGCGAGGGATGTGTTCACCATAGAACGAGAAATGTGTGGTCTTGAGTTCACAGGAGCAGAGCAGATACACGCAACCCGTAGCGGGCAAACCTTGCCTGCCATGAAGAAGCACCCACCCGATGCCCGAAACAGGAAGGGGGTAACCTGCAGGGAGCGGTTCACAGATATTGAACATTTTTGTGATATGCGTTGAACAATATTTTAATACACATTAAACATTTTTATGATATACactgaacaatttttgaattctgaaaacaatttttaaaaatttAACAAAATTTGAGAACCATGAACAATCTTTGAAATTATGAACAAACTTTCAAATttcaaacatttttttgaaaacaaAAGGATAAAATTTTAGAAAAAGAGGATAAAAGAAATGAAAAGGAAATaaagaaatagaaaaagaaaaggaaaatagaaAAGACCAGAAAACCggcaaaaagaaaaaataacaGAAAAAAACGGTTGAGGGAACatgaaggttcccaaaaccggttTCCGTGGCACTGCTTTAATGCTCTAAATGGTCCGGCCCATTTCGCGGTGCTCGCTTGCGCGCTTTAGCGAAAGCGTCGTGGCCAATTTTTTTGGGCGATTCTCCCAAAATAGCCCCCCTCCCCAGCTTGGCCCAGAATCGCCACtccattattattatttttacaaTTCTATCTGGTTAAGGTCTAATTAGCTAGGATTGTAAAAATATATATAAAGTGATGATTCTGACATAAGCTGGGGAGGGGGACGATTCCAAAAGAACTGGCCAGTAGTTGGAGCTAGCGAGTTTCAAATAGATCTggcaaagaaaagaaaaaaaaaggagttCCAAATAGGGATTGCCGCCTTCCTGCTGCCAACAAGCCACGCAGCACACGGCCTACAAGGCCAGGGCCACGTCCAGTCGCGCTTTGCGTTCCATTTTCTCGATTTTCTTGTAACTGATGATGCTCGTTCTCCATTTGGCCTTTCTGTTAAAAGCCTATCTTTCAAACACATCCTGCTACTCCCTCCAATCCAAATTATACTAAAGCAGCGCCATTTAATTTGGATCCGAGGGAATACTATAGTTAAGAGTCATGTCGACAAATTTATATTTAACCAATTAATGATACACCTATTTCCAATTAAGGAGGTACTAATTACATTGGCGGTCTTATCTTTGGGGCACATTCATCTCCTACTTGATTTGGGGAGAAACTTCCATGCAAGTAATTAACCCTTCAAGATAAGGATGGTGCATGGCTATATAACGAGGTGAATTATAACAGAAGCACCGTGTGAGGGTACAAAGGGCGGCAGATCCATCTCCATCGAAATGGCAAAAATGGCGCTCTTTCTCACAGTTTGTTTCTTTGGCTTCTACGTGCCCGCCACCTCCCTGGCGTCGTC contains:
- the LOC141041906 gene encoding bisdemethoxycurcumin synthase-like; translation: MGSNTLTSMHEIRRLQRAEGPAAILAVGTANPPNCVSQEEYPDYYFRVTKSEHLTDLKQKLKSFCQMTSTEKRYFHHTEELLDAHPEFLRRDKPSLDARLDIAAAAAPELAASAAAKAIAEWGRPATDITHLVVSTNSGAHAPGVDLRLASLLGLRASVCRTMLNLNGCSAGAASLRLAKDLAENNRGARVLVACVELTVVAFRGPEEAYPHRLISQAIFGDGAGAVIVGADAVRSVERPLFEMVSASQTTIPATDGVLTMQLTEAGLDGDIFTRELTPLAAQHIEQCLTDAFQPLGIMSGGAEWNDLFFVVHPGLRGIMDHIDGALRLDPGKLVASRAVLREYGNMLGATLIFVLDEQRRRMEEDGETGEWGVMMGFGPGFTVETMVLHAVAIDLHNEN